The following nucleotide sequence is from Streptomyces leeuwenhoekii.
GCCTGGCGCACCGCGGTGGGCCGGTCGGTCTGCATCCGTAGCTGCTGTTTGGCCTGGTCGTACAGGTGCATGGGGCCGTCGCTGTGTGCCTCCATGCCCACGGCCTCGATGCACACGTCCGGTCCGCGGCCGCCGGTGCGCTCGCGCAGCTCGGCGGCGACGTCCGTGGCCGTGTAGTCGATGGTCTCGCAGCCCGCGTACCGCTCGGCCATGGCCAGCCGCTCGGGGATGCGGTCGATGGCGATGACCCGTTCCGCGCCGAGCAGGCTCGCCGCTCGGGCCGCCATCTGCCCCACCGCTCCGCAGCCCCAGACGGCGACCACGTCGCCGGGCCCGACGCCGGCGAGGTCGGCACCCATCCATCCGGTGGGCACCGAGTCGGACAGGAAGAGGGCGCTGACGTCGTCGATCCCGTCGGGGACGCGGAAGGCGCCGTAGTCGGCGAAGGGGACCCGGACGTACTCGGCGTGGCTGCCGCGCAGGCCTCCCATGGCGTGCGAATAGCCGAAGATGCCGGCTGTCTCGTAGCCGAAGAGGGCCTGTCCGTAGCCGGGGTTGGTGTTGGTGTTGTCGCACAGGGACCACAGGTCGTTCGCGCAGTACCAGCAGCGGCCGCACCCCACGAACGAGCAGACGACGACCCGGTCGCCCACCTTGTGGCGGCGTACGCCGGGACCGGTCTCCACAACCTCGCCGACGAATTCGTGCCCGATGACGTCTCCGGCGCGCATCGCCGGGATGTACCCGCCGATGAGGTGCAGGTCCGAGCCGCAGGTCGTCCCCGCGACGAGCCGCACGATCATGTCCTGGTCGTTGTGGAGCTCCGGGTCGGGGACGTTCTCGACGGACAGCTTGTTCACGCCCTGCCAGCACAGCGCCTTCACAGCACTCCCTCCCCACCGGAACGGCGGTCGAGCAGGCCGAGCAGTTTGCCGGCCGGGGTCGGGCGGGTCGTCGGCGGTGTGTCGGCGTGGAGGACTTCCCCGGCCTCCAGGACGGCCTTGGCCTCGCGCAGCGCGTGGCGCAGTTCCTGACGGGGGTCCTGGCCGGACAGTCGCGCGAGCAGCGAGGAGGACCGTTCCCGAGCCTCCCGCTCCGCCGGCCGTACGGCCAGTTCCGTGCCCCGGCCACCGGGTGCGGGCCGCGTCCGTACGTCGATCGACTCCCCGAACCGGTCCAGGGGCGGGGGCGGCTTCTCACCGGTTCCGACCTCCTCGATCGGCCTGTTGATCGTCACGGTCAGCCACCGGTCGTCCGGCCGCCCGCCGGAACGGGAACCGGAGGGCCAGGCCCTCCGTGCCACGACGGCACCCGCGCCGGCCACCGGCACCACCCACCACGTCTTCTTCATGCAGCCGCCTCCGCTCCGGCACGCGACCCCCACCGTCTGGCGGCGGGTTTCCCGCTCGGCGAGGATCAAACGGCCGCCGGGTGCGAGATCCGCGGGCAGCGGGCCCACGGCCCTGGCCCGACCGGCGCCGGCCCGGTGGGACCAGACATCTCTCTCCGCACCGAAACCCGGAGGCGCCGGAATCGCGCAGACGCCCGCCGGGGTGGTGGGAGCGGCCTCGATGGCAGCGTGCCGGTCTCAGACCAGCAGCTCGCGGACGAGCACCGCCACTTGTCCGGCCTCGATGAGGAACCCGTCGTGCCCGTACGGCGACTCCACCACTCTGGGCCCGTCGGCGCCCGGGATCAGCGCGGCCAGTTCCGCCTGCTGGGCCGGCGGGTAAAGGCGGTCGGAGTCCACCCCGGCGACCAGGGTGGGCGCGGTCACCCGCCGCAGGGCGGCCGGCACACCGCCGCGGCCCCGGCCGACGTCATGGGCGTTCATCGCCTCGGTCAGGACGACGTAACTCGCCGCGTCGAAACGCCGTACCAGCTTGGCCGCGTGGTGGTCGAGATAGGACTGCACCTGGTACCGGCCGCCTCGCCACGGGTCCTCCGCCTCCTGCGGCAGACGGCCGAAGCGGACCTGGAGTTCCGGCTCGCTGCGGTAGGTGACATGGGCCAGTCG
It contains:
- a CDS encoding zinc-dependent alcohol dehydrogenase; protein product: MKALCWQGVNKLSVENVPDPELHNDQDMIVRLVAGTTCGSDLHLIGGYIPAMRAGDVIGHEFVGEVVETGPGVRRHKVGDRVVVCSFVGCGRCWYCANDLWSLCDNTNTNPGYGQALFGYETAGIFGYSHAMGGLRGSHAEYVRVPFADYGAFRVPDGIDDVSALFLSDSVPTGWMGADLAGVGPGDVVAVWGCGAVGQMAARAASLLGAERVIAIDRIPERLAMAERYAGCETIDYTATDVAAELRERTGGRGPDVCIEAVGMEAHSDGPMHLYDQAKQQLRMQTDRPTAVRQAIHACRKAGTVFILGVFAGAVDKFPLGAVINKGLTVRGAQMHGQRYIPMLLERLASGELRTAHLATHAVPLDQAPKAYDMFKHKTDGCVRTVIRP